The genomic region CCTGCCTCTGCCCTTGACCCGATTTCCACCAGTAAAATTGAAGAGCTGATTCATGAACTTAAACAAAGTTATACCATCATCATTGTGACCCATAACATGCAGCAGGCTGCCCGGGTCAGCG from Sphingobacteriales bacterium harbors:
- the pstB gene encoding phosphate ABC transporter ATP-binding protein (ATP-binding protein; PstABCS is an ATP dependent phosphate uptake system which is responsible for inorganic phosphate uptake during phosphate starvation), which translates into the protein PASALDPISTSKIEELIHELKQSYTIIIVTHNMQQAARVSEMTAFFYLGELIECNKTKDMFINPEKELTQKYITGRFG